Proteins encoded in a region of the Caldalkalibacillus salinus genome:
- a CDS encoding GLUG motif-containing protein, which yields EEEYVGLFGYAQYSQLQNVNLEYVDIKGQNYVGGLAGYIRNGAEIKNSGAVGEVEGVGHSGGLVGRIYKSNIRDSYAVVDVHATGNHIGGAVGSSSNGTLA from the coding sequence TGAAGAAGAATATGTCGGTTTATTTGGCTACGCACAGTACAGTCAACTTCAGAATGTTAATCTAGAATATGTAGATATTAAAGGCCAAAACTATGTAGGTGGCCTCGCTGGTTACATCAGAAACGGTGCCGAGATTAAGAATAGTGGTGCTGTTGGAGAAGTGGAAGGTGTCGGGCACAGCGGCGGTCTCGTAGGTAGAATTTATAAATCCAATATAAGAGATAGTTATGCCGTAGTAGATGTGCATGCGACAGGTAATCATATTGGAGGTGCTGTAGGGTCTAGCTCTAACGGGACCTTAGC